One genomic window of Micropterus dolomieu isolate WLL.071019.BEF.003 ecotype Adirondacks linkage group LG06, ASM2129224v1, whole genome shotgun sequence includes the following:
- the pgap6 gene encoding post-GPI attachment to proteins factor 6: MTFCFLRVLFFIALTGCTLGDDGQVTFVSELSSKPAQKLSKYGWYGNVRLQRFHIPEETAIARWLFSVTKGHTFHCGQHNVSIHIQWGAPPVINPIGSVFPNATLWSPCLSLILPVTSHSSTTINISNPAPGDWYVAAHLPEDDGRIEQKGFPSCSYFFQPQLSIRRAVDTPILQQGAFLQQTAAPDRPARLKLYVPEFASSLFVSVADCSSGEGEDNGNCSLVLRLGSASLQHGPVTVNCSGIGCSAALSNPPWATWLRVVVESSQDNRTVTFSIVSNYTVICKPKSVGLKADDDINRLRGNSSYSNSTSAGNNSVVTDEVALSGESASLLTPLSASACVWSIPVLYDEVDVLSLRFTPANGPNVSVTDTHPTLLTYPLQIQATGGTLNLELTLNTTNVTLGNSSSVVACLSPWAPVFKLNNSQPCHTGLFGGFGVRVNASVPKAVVRLPFPQATTWYLTLQLTCNSSDCGNMSVVSVVPEVFITACVEDCGTYGECRLLRSYSYLYAACVCKAGWSGWGCTDGSTAQSYSHQLTATLLLTLSNLFFLPAIVVAVKHSYITEASVYLFTMFFSTFYHACDQPGVAVLCIMDYDALQYCDFLGSVCSIWVTILCMARIKDTFKYALFMLGALLIAMSVQLDRKGLWNMLGPILCAILFMVISWVYRGVRRRHCYPPSWKRWVLYLIPGAVCALIGVCLYIFAETEDNYYYTHSLWHILVASCVVFLLPPKEKDREALGWSRGWSWSWSWRPRVCGYTLCQSSKDELYTVT; the protein is encoded by the exons atgacattttgttttctgcGTGTTCTCTTTTTCATCGCCCTGACGGGTTGCACATTGGGAGACG ATGGACAAGTGACGTTTGTATCAGAGCTCTCGTCCAAACCAGCCCAGAAGTTGTCAAAGTATGGTTGGTATGGAAATGTGAGGCTGCAAAGGTTTCATATACCAGAGGAGACTGCCATCGCTCGCTGGCTGTTCTCTGTCACCAAGGGCCACACCTTCCACTGTGGACAACACAACGTCAGCAT CCATATTCAATGGGGTGCCCCTCCAGTTATTAACCCAATAGGATCAGTGTTCCCCAATGCAACACTATGGagcccctgtctgtctctgatccTACCAGTGACGTCACACAGCTCTACAACAATTAACATCTCTAATCCTGCTCCAGGTGATTGGTACGTCGCTGCCCACTTGCCTGAAGATGACGGGCGCATAGAGCAGAAG GGCTTTCCATCCTGCTCCTACTTCTTCCAGCCTCAGCTATCAATCAGGAGAGCAGTGGACACGCCCATTTTACAGCAGGGTGCATTCCTCCAACAGACTGCAGCACCTGACAGACCTGCACGCCTTAA ATTGTATGTTCCAGAGTTTGCctcttctctctttgtctctgtggcTGACTGTTCGTCAGGGGAGGGAGAAGACAATGGAAACTGTTCACTGGTTCTCAGGCTTGGCTCCGCCTCTCTGCAGCATGGCCCGGTAACGGTGAACTGCTCAGGGATTGGCTGCTCTGCAGCTCTTTCTAACCCTCCTTGGGCTACCTGGTTACGAGTTGTCGTGGAGAGCAGCCAAGACAACCGCACTGTGACCTTTAGTATCGTCTCAAACTACACAG TGATATGTAAACCAAAGAGTGTAGGCCTTAAAGCAGATGATGACATCAACAGGCTCCGTGGCAACAGCAGCTATAGCAACTCAACATCAGCAGGAAACAACTCTGTGGTTACAGACGAGGTCGCGTTAAGCGGCGAATCAGCATCACTGTTAACTCCGCTATCAGCGTCGGCGTGTGTGTGGAGCATCCCTGTGCTCTACGACGAGGTGGATGTTCTGTCGCTCAGATTCACTCCTGCCAACGGACCCAACGTCAGCGTTACGGATACACACCCCACACTGCTCACCTACCCCCTGCAAATACAAGCCACTGGTGGTACACTCAACCTAGAGCTCACACTCAACACT actaATGTAACCCTGGGGAACAGCAGCAGTGTGGtggcctgtctctctccctgggcTCCAGTCTTCAAACTCAACAACTCTCAACCCTGTCACACAG GCTTGTTTGGAGGATTTGGTGTTCGTGTAAATGCCAGTGTTCCTAAAGCTGTCGTCAGGCTGCCTTTCCCTCAGGCAACAACATGGTACCTCACCCTGCAGCTCACATGCAACAG CTCTGACTGTGGTAATATGTCAGTGGTGTCTGTGGTCCCAGAGGTGTTCATCACTGCCTGTGTAGAGGACTGTGGGACATATGGTGAATGTAGACTTTTGAGATCCTACAGCTACCTTTACGCTGCCTGTGTCTGCAAGGCTg gcTGGAGCGGTTGGGGCTGCACTGATGGTTCCACAGCTCAGTCGTACAGTCACCAGTTGACGGCGACTCTGCTGCTCACGCTCAGTAACCTGTTCTTCCTGCCTGCCATCGTGGTGGCCGTCAAACACAGCTACATCACTGAGGCCTCCGTCTACCTCTTCACAATGTTCTTCTCCACG TTCTACCATGCGTGTGACCAGCCAGGTGTAGCCGTACTGTGCATAATGGACTACGATGCGCTACAATACTGTGACTTCCTGGGGTCAGTCTGTTCCATCTGGGTCACCATCCTGTGCATGGCTCGAATCAAAGACACATTCAAATAT GCTCTGTTTATGCTTGGGGCTCTGCTGATAGCCATGTCAGTGCAGCTGGACCGCAAAGGTCTGTGGAACATGCTGGGCCCCATCCTCTGTGCCATTCTGTTCATGGTCATTTCCTGG GTGTACCGAGGGGTGCGGCGACGACACTGTTACCCGCCGTCTTGGAAACGATGGGTCCTCTACCTGATACCCGGGGCGGTCTGTGCTCTGATCGGGGtatgtttgtacatttttgcCGAGACAGAGGACAACTACTACTACACACACTCGCTGTGGCACATCCTGGTGGCCAGCTGTGTTGTCTTCCTGCTGCCGCCGAAGGAGAAGGACAGGGAGGCGTTGGGCTGGAGCAGGggctggagctggagctggagctggagacCCCGGGTTTGTGGATACACGCTCTGTCAGAGCAGCAAGGATGAACTCTACACTGTCACATAG